CCTCGGGGTCGGCCTCGGCGTGTGGAGTGCTGGGCGTGCTGTTCCTCAGTCCCCCGTTGCGACAGGGCGAGAGCACCGAGGGGGAGCGGCTGCTGCACGCGGCCTGTGAGGGCGGAGACCTGGCGAGCTGCAAGGGCTTGAGCGAGCTGGGCGGCGCCCCGGCGGATCTGACGTGCCGTTCGCGGTGAGACCTCACGGCGTGGCCGCCACCCGGTTGCGCAAGGATTTGGGCAGCACCTTGGCCACGGTGTCGAGCACGGGCGAGTCGATGAGGGGTTGCAGCAGCCGGGTCGCCGCGAAGGACGCGGAGTACGCGAGGCGGCAGCGCGACTCGTAGCGCTCGAAGGCGCGCGCCTCGGTGCTCGCGCCGGTGAGCACGTCGCGCAGGGCCTCGGCCGCGAGGATGCCCGAGCGCATGCCCTGGTAGATGCCCTCGCCGGTGGCCGGATGCACCATGCGACCCGCCTCGCCGATCACCACGCGCCCGGGCGAGTGCAGCTTCTCGATGGTGTACGAGTAGAGGATGGGGTGTCCCTTCCAGGTGCCGAGCTGCCGCGCGCCCCGCAGGCGGGGGGCGAAGTGGGTGTCGAGGATCTGCTGGAACAGGGCGCGGGCGTTGTGCTGGTGCGCGTCGTCCCGGTAGCAGATGCCGATGTTCACCCGGGTGTCGTTCTCCGGGAAGAGCCAGACGTACCAGGGGGCCACGCGCGGATCGAAGATCATCTCCACGTGGTGGGGGGTGAACTCGACGCCCTCCCACCAGCCCATGATGGCCTGGAGGATGGACTTGGGGCCCCGCTCGGGGATGAGCTTGGAGTGTCCGCCGTCGGCGACCACCGTGTAGCGTGCGCGCACCTCGCGGCCCTCGTCGTCCTGGAAGCCCACCACTCGCCCGCCCTCCTCGATGAGCGAGCGCACGAGGAAGTTGGGGACGAACTCCACTCCGAGCGACTGCGCGCGGCGCAGCAGGATCTCATCGAGCGTGCGGCGGTTGCAGATGATGGCGGCGGCGGCCTCGCCACCCGACAGGAACATCGTCTCGTTGCCCCGGGTGGTGAGCCGGAGGCCCTTCACCCAATAGGCATGCGGCTCCACCGCGTCCCAGACGCCCAGCGTCTTCAGACAACCAATTCCCTTGGGGCTCACCCCGCTGCCGCAGGTCTTGTCCCGAGGGAAGTCCGCCCGGTCCACGAGCACCACCCGCTTCACCCCGAGCTGACCCAGGTGCAGCGCGGCGGCCGTCCCGGCGGGCCCCGCTCCCACGATGGCGACATCGGCTTCCAGGACGGACTTGGGCATGGGCGGGCCTCCTCCAGAGGGGAATGTTCTTCCCCTCTACCCAACGGGCGGCTCGGCCGTCCATGGTTCGTCCGTCCAAGGCGCGGTGCTCCTATTCACTGGAGAGCAGAAGTCGGAGCTGGTGTCACTCCGTCGCCATGCGGGCAAGGTTGGCTCAACGCCCTGGTCCAGAAGGCCTGGGGACTCAGCGGGCCTCCAGCTCCTTGAAGACGACCCCCTTCGAAAACTGGATGCGGATCATCCACCGGAGCAACTCGCAGCCAATGCCCTACCCCAACACCGGCCACTACAACCCTGGCGCTCATTCGGACCAGACGAGCGCCAGGTCCAGCTCGACGGCCTCGAAGGGCTCGGCGCGGACGCGGCCCTCGCCGGTGAAGCACTCGCCGCGCCG
Above is a window of Cystobacter fuscus DNA encoding:
- a CDS encoding NAD(P)/FAD-dependent oxidoreductase encodes the protein MPKSVLEADVAIVGAGPAGTAAALHLGQLGVKRVVLVDRADFPRDKTCGSGVSPKGIGCLKTLGVWDAVEPHAYWVKGLRLTTRGNETMFLSGGEAAAAIICNRRTLDEILLRRAQSLGVEFVPNFLVRSLIEEGGRVVGFQDDEGREVRARYTVVADGGHSKLIPERGPKSILQAIMGWWEGVEFTPHHVEMIFDPRVAPWYVWLFPENDTRVNIGICYRDDAHQHNARALFQQILDTHFAPRLRGARQLGTWKGHPILYSYTIEKLHSPGRVVIGEAGRMVHPATGEGIYQGMRSGILAAEALRDVLTGASTEARAFERYESRCRLAYSASFAATRLLQPLIDSPVLDTVAKVLPKSLRNRVAATP